One region of Lebetimonas natsushimae genomic DNA includes:
- a CDS encoding energy-coupling factor ABC transporter ATP-binding protein, translated as MENIIKLESIDFYYDEKVLDDINLKIKKNEKISVLGSNGSGKSTLLRVLAGLYFAKKGNYFFEGVKVNKKIAKKLRKKIGILFQNPDSMIFNPTVYDEIAFSLKEFGFDDIDDRVIEIAKKFHIEKYLSKSPINLSGGEKQKVMLAAILVYEPEVLLLDEPTTAMDPKTTGWFIDFLLELDKTVVLATHDLSVAYETTDRAVVMSEGHKIIYDGDMDDLMKNLDILLEANLIHKHKHRHKNFIHSHYHLHF; from the coding sequence ATGGAAAATATTATAAAGCTTGAAAGTATTGATTTTTATTATGATGAAAAGGTGCTTGATGATATAAATTTAAAAATTAAAAAAAATGAAAAAATTTCAGTTCTCGGAAGCAACGGAAGCGGAAAATCTACCCTTTTAAGGGTTTTAGCGGGGCTTTATTTTGCAAAAAAAGGCAATTATTTTTTTGAAGGGGTAAAAGTCAATAAAAAAATAGCAAAAAAATTAAGAAAAAAAATAGGAATCCTTTTTCAAAATCCCGATTCTATGATTTTTAATCCCACAGTTTATGATGAAATTGCTTTTTCACTTAAAGAGTTTGGTTTTGATGATATTGATGACAGGGTTATAGAAATTGCCAAAAAATTTCATATTGAAAAATATTTAAGTAAATCTCCTATTAATTTAAGCGGCGGGGAAAAACAGAAAGTTATGCTGGCGGCCATTTTGGTTTATGAGCCTGAAGTTTTGCTTTTGGATGAACCTACCACGGCAATGGACCCTAAAACTACCGGATGGTTTATCGATTTTTTACTGGAACTTGATAAAACGGTTGTTTTGGCCACCCATGATTTAAGCGTTGCATATGAGACAACCGACAGGGCTGTAGTAATGAGTGAAGGGCATAAGATTATTTATGACGGGGATATGGATGATCTTATGAAAAATTTAGATATTCTGTTAGAGGCTAATTTAATACACAAACATAAACACAGGCATAAAAATTTTATCCATTCACATTACCATTTACATTTTTAG
- a CDS encoding PDGLE domain-containing protein, producing the protein MNKNVKRALIILGFVLLLVPLGLLTDAPAWGEWDNDFYQKTLGFVPKGIAQAKEFIHPLLPDYSLPGTNDVVGYYISAIIGSVLIFGIFYLIGKTIAKKHDNN; encoded by the coding sequence ATGAATAAGAATGTAAAAAGAGCATTGATTATTTTGGGATTTGTTCTTTTACTGGTTCCTCTTGGATTATTAACAGATGCTCCTGCATGGGGAGAGTGGGATAATGATTTTTATCAAAAAACATTGGGATTTGTTCCAAAAGGAATAGCTCAGGCTAAGGAATTTATCCATCCGCTTTTGCCTGATTATTCGCTTCCAGGGACAAATGATGTGGTAGGTTATTATATAAGTGCAATAATCGGAAGTGTGCTTATATTTGGGATATTTTATTTAATAGGAAAAACTATTGCAAAAAAACATGATAATAATTAG
- a CDS encoding helix-turn-helix domain-containing protein: MSCIYCNHYILYKLKNGYYKCAKCKRKFSPKKIDKKAKILKGFLDELNPTQIAEKYNISYATVVKEIKNIRKILLNKCEEEFLKKQEIKEFNEYLYIPKTNRKNKNSIYTAQNFLTIDYGGKIYNILLSDMSKYKDLNYDEIKSILRQTQLIKVQKQILIYKFWKYFEEFIKKYKGIKKENFIYYLKEAEFRFNNFKLSVNELVKYELYL, translated from the coding sequence ATGAGTTGTATTTACTGCAATCATTATATTTTATATAAATTAAAAAACGGATATTACAAGTGCGCTAAATGTAAAAGAAAATTTTCACCAAAAAAAATTGACAAAAAAGCCAAAATATTAAAAGGCTTTTTGGATGAATTAAATCCAACTCAAATTGCTGAAAAATACAATATTTCCTATGCAACGGTGGTGAAAGAAATTAAAAATATAAGAAAAATTCTACTAAACAAATGCGAAGAAGAATTTTTAAAAAAGCAGGAAATTAAAGAATTCAACGAATATTTATATATACCAAAAACAAACAGAAAAAACAAAAACTCCATCTATACTGCCCAAAATTTTTTAACAATTGATTATGGGGGTAAAATTTATAATATTCTGCTTAGTGATATGAGTAAATATAAAGATTTAAATTATGATGAGATTAAATCAATTCTAAGACAAACTCAGTTAATCAAAGTTCAAAAACAGATTTTAATTTATAAATTTTGGAAATATTTTGAAGAATTTATTAAAAAATACAAAGGAATAAAAAAAGAAAATTTTATTTATTATTTAAAAGAAGCTGAATTTAGGTTTAACAATTTTAAACTGAGTGTAAATGAACTTGTAAAATATGAACTCTATTTATAA
- the cbiM gene encoding cobalt transporter CbiM yields MHIPDGYLSPATVAVSYAVMVPLWAYGFKKLKEKLDEKTLPLLGTLSALSFLIMMFNVPVPGGTSGHAIGTSLLSIMFGPWVAFISVSFVLLIQAVVFGDGGISTWAVNSFDMAFVAAFVAYYVFKSLKDKTRFAPFIAGYISINIAALSDSLILGIQPLFWHTADGHPLYFPFGLSVAIPAMMAAHLGVFGVIEGVFTQIVYSFLKKRAKEAKI; encoded by the coding sequence ATGCATATACCTGACGGGTATCTTTCACCTGCAACAGTCGCAGTAAGTTATGCCGTAATGGTACCTCTGTGGGCATACGGGTTTAAAAAATTAAAAGAAAAACTTGACGAAAAAACTTTGCCTCTTCTTGGAACTTTAAGTGCCCTTAGTTTTTTAATTATGATGTTTAACGTACCGGTGCCCGGAGGAACCAGCGGACATGCAATAGGCACGTCTTTGCTTTCGATAATGTTTGGTCCGTGGGTGGCGTTTATTTCCGTTTCTTTTGTATTATTGATTCAGGCGGTTGTATTTGGGGATGGAGGAATAAGCACCTGGGCTGTTAATTCATTTGATATGGCTTTTGTTGCTGCATTTGTTGCTTATTATGTTTTTAAATCTTTGAAGGACAAAACAAGATTTGCCCCATTTATAGCTGGATATATTTCTATCAATATTGCAGCTCTTTCTGATTCATTAATACTAGGAATTCAGCCTCTTTTCTGGCATACTGCCGATGGACATCCGTTATATTTTCCATTTGGTTTAAGTGTGGCAATTCCTGCAATGATGGCGGCGCATTTGGGTGTTTTTGGTGTAATTGAAGGTGTGTTTACACAAATTGTATATAGTTTTCTTAAAAAAAGAGCTAAGGAGGCAAAAATATGA
- the hypF gene encoding carbamoyltransferase HypF — MRIKYKINGIVQGVGFRPTVYKIATSLNLTGYVLNSSDGVIIEIEGENQDKFIDELKKNLPPLAKIDSIEKEIFPKAGYKTFEIKESKNSDKTTSISPDICVCDDCLKEMYDKNNKRYLFPFINCTNCGPRYTIIENIPYDRKNTSMKKFKMCDSCYREYTNPLERRYHAEPTCCYECGPSLNVKWRMENGKWKNIDFNKEIEKIEFIANKIKDGKIVAIKGLGGFHLVCDATNENAVSELRSRKKRPSKPFAIMFKNIESIKEYCEINENDEKLILSKEKPIVIVKKKRELPGIAPNIGKYGVFLPYTPVHFLLFDFLDFPIVATSANISNDPIIRDSNELIQKLGNVVDFILDNNRDIVNACDDSVIQGVKDTFITMRLSRGYAPKSFALKKNIKPNILAVGANQKNTITLAFKDKMILSPHIGDLGTIDSIEYFERTIETFRRLYDFKEDIIICDKHPYYESTKWAKKQNKEVIEIQHHFSHALSGLFEFDLKEALVFAWDGTGLGDDGAIWGGEVFVVNRSGYERVHHFKYFKLIGGEKAVKNPANMAVALLNDDLAKNYSNHKIALALKNGNFPLTSSVGRIFDIAAFLSGMIEKNEYEGYSGMLIEKYYNPLIKDFIDLEIDREIDFYPLIEFVARNRGKFELVSSVFLNTLTNLIKKISKNYNLPVLLTGGVFQNTTLLSLIDNVYFNQTIPVNDGGISVGQAAYGIWNL; from the coding sequence ATGAGAATAAAATATAAAATAAACGGAATAGTCCAGGGTGTCGGTTTTAGACCTACAGTTTATAAAATAGCAACTTCTCTTAATTTAACCGGATATGTTTTAAATTCAAGTGACGGTGTAATAATTGAAATAGAAGGCGAGAATCAAGATAAATTTATAGACGAATTAAAAAAAAATCTTCCACCTCTTGCAAAAATTGATTCAATTGAAAAAGAGATTTTTCCAAAAGCAGGATATAAAACATTTGAAATAAAAGAATCAAAAAACAGTGATAAAACCACTTCAATTTCTCCCGATATTTGCGTATGTGATGATTGTCTTAAAGAGATGTATGACAAAAATAATAAACGATATTTGTTTCCTTTTATAAACTGTACAAACTGCGGACCAAGATATACAATTATTGAAAATATCCCGTATGACAGAAAAAATACTTCTATGAAAAAATTTAAAATGTGTGATAGCTGCTACAGAGAATATACAAATCCACTTGAGAGAAGATACCACGCCGAGCCCACCTGCTGTTATGAATGCGGACCAAGTCTCAATGTAAAATGGAGAATGGAGAATGGAAAATGGAAAAATATTGATTTTAATAAAGAAATTGAAAAAATTGAATTTATTGCTAATAAAATAAAAGATGGGAAAATTGTTGCCATTAAGGGGCTTGGAGGTTTTCATTTAGTCTGTGATGCTACAAATGAAAATGCGGTAAGTGAGCTGAGAAGCCGAAAAAAAAGACCTTCAAAGCCTTTTGCAATTATGTTTAAAAATATTGAGAGTATTAAAGAATACTGTGAGATTAATGAAAATGATGAAAAATTAATCCTCTCAAAAGAAAAGCCAATTGTAATAGTAAAAAAGAAAAGGGAACTCCCGGGCATTGCTCCAAACATTGGCAAATACGGTGTATTTTTGCCTTATACCCCCGTTCATTTCCTGCTTTTTGATTTTTTGGATTTCCCGATTGTTGCAACCAGTGCCAATATAAGTAACGACCCGATTATAAGGGATAGTAATGAGCTTATTCAAAAACTGGGAAATGTGGTGGATTTTATTTTGGACAATAACCGTGATATTGTAAATGCATGTGATGATTCGGTAATTCAGGGGGTAAAAGATACATTTATCACAATGAGACTCTCCCGTGGATATGCGCCAAAATCTTTTGCTCTTAAAAAGAATATAAAACCAAATATTCTTGCGGTTGGTGCTAATCAGAAAAACACAATAACTCTGGCTTTTAAAGATAAGATGATACTTTCACCTCATATTGGAGATTTGGGAACAATTGATTCTATTGAATATTTTGAAAGAACAATTGAAACTTTCAGAAGGCTTTATGATTTCAAAGAGGATATAATAATCTGTGATAAGCATCCGTATTATGAATCAACCAAATGGGCTAAAAAACAAAATAAAGAAGTTATTGAAATTCAGCATCACTTTTCCCATGCCCTAAGCGGACTTTTTGAATTTGATTTAAAAGAGGCTTTGGTATTTGCGTGGGATGGAACGGGGCTCGGAGATGACGGGGCCATATGGGGAGGAGAAGTTTTTGTTGTAAATAGAAGCGGGTATGAAAGAGTGCATCATTTTAAGTATTTTAAATTAATAGGTGGAGAAAAAGCGGTAAAAAATCCTGCCAATATGGCGGTGGCACTGCTTAATGACGATTTGGCAAAAAATTATTCAAATCATAAAATTGCTTTAGCTTTAAAAAACGGAAATTTTCCGTTAACTTCATCAGTCGGAAGAATTTTTGATATTGCTGCATTTTTAAGCGGTATGATAGAAAAAAACGAATATGAGGGATATAGTGGAATGTTAATTGAAAAATATTACAATCCTTTAATAAAAGATTTTATTGATTTAGAAATTGACAGGGAAATAGATTTTTATCCGTTAATTGAATTTGTGGCAAGAAATAGAGGAAAATTTGAATTAGTTTCATCAGTTTTTTTAAATACTCTTACTAATTTAATTAAAAAAATTTCCAAAAATTATAATCTGCCGGTTTTACTTACAGGTGGTGTTTTTCAAAATACAACCCTTTTATCTTTAATTGATAATGTTTATTTTAATCAGACTATTCCTGTTAATGACGGTGGTATCAGTGTAGGGCAGGCAGCTTATGGGATATGGAACTTATAA
- a CDS encoding energy-coupling factor transporter transmembrane protein EcfT, with translation MQKNMIIIRIFFILTFFLLLSIKKIEYLIFVIPVLWIFSYKNFVKLNIRVVKSILVFNLGVSLGYVLMAWFKHINPWEYVIYINLKVYVLTYFVFWFFGKISPVQFMAFSKDLGYLTTIALSQIFSYKKTFEDFKFAFKSRVVKLSDKDPKFITRVFEFFLNKALKDADERSLAMKARGFFDNEK, from the coding sequence TTGCAAAAAAACATGATAATAATTAGAATATTTTTTATTCTGACTTTTTTTCTTTTGTTAAGTATTAAAAAAATAGAATATTTAATTTTTGTAATTCCCGTTTTATGGATTTTTTCTTATAAAAATTTTGTTAAATTAAATATTAGAGTAGTTAAATCAATTTTGGTTTTTAATTTAGGTGTGAGTTTGGGATATGTATTGATGGCCTGGTTTAAACATATAAACCCCTGGGAATACGTGATTTATATAAATTTAAAAGTATATGTGCTTACTTATTTCGTATTCTGGTTTTTTGGTAAAATTTCTCCAGTTCAGTTTATGGCTTTTTCAAAAGATTTGGGATATTTGACAACTATAGCGCTTTCTCAGATTTTTTCATATAAAAAAACTTTTGAGGATTTTAAATTTGCATTTAAAAGCAGGGTGGTTAAACTGAGCGATAAAGACCCAAAATTTATAACAAGGGTATTTGAATTTTTCTTAAACAAAGCTTTAAAAGATGCTGACGAGAGAAGTCTGGCAATGAAAGCAAGAGGATTTTTTGACAATGAAAAATGA